The following proteins are co-located in the Ensifer sp. WSM1721 genome:
- the ligD gene encoding non-homologous end-joining DNA ligase, with translation MPARVDPCLAMLVDKPPKGPDWAFEVKWDGYRLAVHIEPGRVRIITRGGYDWTDRFPTIADDARRLAVKTAILDGEAVVLDDKGRSDFGMLQRALGRLPSAVEAGAIVLYAFDLLYLDGRDLRRLPQRERRRLLEPIVAGREGAVRLSEEVQADGEEFLRVACAHGLEGIIAKHREKPYRSGRNDSWRKITCTRRDSFVIVGFEPSTVPGAIGRLLLAARKGGELVYVGGCGTGWSRQESVKLRELLEEIVTKSPAVSLRRKNAVFTGPVLVAEVEYRAWTDDGKLRHPSFKGIRERADDASVFELP, from the coding sequence ATGCCGGCACGCGTAGATCCCTGCCTCGCTATGCTCGTCGACAAGCCACCGAAGGGGCCCGATTGGGCCTTCGAGGTGAAATGGGACGGCTACCGCCTCGCCGTTCATATCGAGCCCGGTCGAGTGCGCATCATCACGCGCGGCGGCTACGACTGGACCGATCGTTTCCCAACGATCGCCGACGACGCACGGCGGCTTGCGGTGAAGACGGCCATCCTCGACGGCGAGGCTGTCGTGCTCGACGACAAGGGCCGATCGGACTTCGGCATGCTGCAGCGCGCTCTCGGGCGGCTGCCGTCTGCTGTCGAAGCTGGCGCCATCGTCCTTTATGCGTTCGATCTCCTCTATCTCGACGGCCGCGATCTGCGCCGGCTGCCGCAGCGCGAACGCCGTCGACTGCTGGAGCCGATCGTCGCCGGCCGGGAAGGGGCGGTTCGGCTCTCGGAAGAGGTTCAGGCGGACGGGGAGGAGTTTCTCCGCGTCGCCTGCGCGCACGGCCTCGAAGGCATCATCGCGAAACACCGCGAGAAGCCCTATCGCTCCGGTCGGAATGATTCGTGGCGGAAGATCACCTGCACCAGGCGCGACAGCTTCGTGATCGTGGGCTTCGAGCCTTCGACGGTACCCGGCGCGATCGGCCGGCTACTGCTGGCGGCGAGGAAGGGCGGCGAGCTGGTCTATGTCGGCGGCTGCGGGACAGGCTGGAGCCGACAGGAATCGGTGAAGCTGCGCGAGCTCCTCGAGGAGATCGTGACGAAGTCGCCGGCGGTGAGCCTCCGGCGGAAGAATGCCGTCTTCACCGGGCCAGTGCTTGTCGCAGAGGTCGAATATCGCGCCTGGACCGACGACGGGAAGCTGCGGCATCCGTCGTTCAAGGGGATCAGGGAGCGGGCGGACGATGCGTCCGTTTTCGAGCTTCCTTGA
- a CDS encoding LysR family transcriptional regulator, which produces MDWDDVRVFLTVARTGQILAASKRLGLNHATLSRRVTALEETLKTRLLIRRPNGCELTAEGEVFLAAAERMETEMLAAQSQIGRIDTAIAGTVRIGAPDGFGVSFLAPRLGALTARHPELKLQLVPVPRSFSLSQREADIAITIERPEQGRLVSSKLTDYTLGLYASADYLARYGTPKTIDDLKNHRRIGYVEDLIFTPSLNFSAEIMRSWDASFEISSATGQTEAVRSSAGIGILHNYIARQYPELTRLLPETTIRRAYWTTYHESARELVRVRTVVSFLQELVTAEHQIFV; this is translated from the coding sequence ATGGACTGGGACGATGTCAGGGTGTTTCTCACGGTCGCGCGAACGGGCCAGATCCTCGCCGCTTCCAAAAGGCTCGGCCTCAACCATGCGACGCTCAGCCGGCGCGTGACGGCGCTCGAGGAAACGCTGAAAACGAGACTCCTCATCCGGCGCCCCAACGGCTGCGAACTGACCGCCGAGGGCGAGGTCTTCCTCGCCGCCGCCGAGCGCATGGAAACCGAAATGCTCGCCGCGCAATCGCAGATCGGGCGGATCGACACGGCGATAGCAGGCACGGTGCGCATCGGCGCGCCCGACGGCTTCGGCGTCTCCTTTCTGGCGCCGCGTCTTGGGGCGCTTACGGCGCGCCACCCGGAGCTGAAGCTCCAACTCGTTCCGGTTCCGCGTTCCTTCTCGCTGTCGCAACGCGAGGCCGACATAGCGATCACCATCGAACGTCCGGAACAGGGCCGGCTCGTTTCATCCAAGCTTACCGATTATACACTCGGGCTCTACGCATCGGCAGATTATCTCGCCCGCTACGGCACACCCAAGACGATCGACGATCTCAAGAACCATCGCCGCATCGGCTATGTCGAGGACCTGATCTTCACGCCCTCGCTCAATTTTTCGGCCGAGATCATGCGCAGCTGGGACGCCTCCTTCGAGATCTCCAGCGCCACCGGGCAGACTGAGGCCGTCCGCTCCAGCGCCGGCATCGGCATCCTGCACAACTACATCGCCCGGCAATATCCGGAACTCACCCGCCTTTTGCCCGAAACGACGATCCGCCGCGCCTATTGGACGACCTATCATGAAAGCGCGCGCGAACTCGTGCGCGTGCGCACGGTCGTCTCATTCCTACAGGAACTGGTGACGGCGGAGCATCAGATATTCGTGTGA